A window from Chrysemys picta bellii isolate R12L10 chromosome 2, ASM1138683v2, whole genome shotgun sequence encodes these proteins:
- the TIGD5 gene encoding tigger transposable element-derived protein 5, whose product MGGGRTGRSTWGGGKESRDGACAVAAGPPYRLSGARDETKDLGSPPPPPVITRPPPRGPLRLPGTVQGRAGLWRPAAPAPGPAMDPAAARAGARAERPHAAPCMACGQDALLPPAAGDPPPLGLREPPRRRRSPDGTGSRRPRGRPSSSNRASPGLEEPGRREPPVEPGGRSPLELEEPGSREPSPLCLELGEPGAAARCRRGGGPPGRGPGGLSVKMAFRRAYSIKDKLQAIERVKKGERQASVCRDFGVPGGTLRGWLKDEHKLRWFLDQLGGEVGTQRKKMRLANEEEIDRAVYTWFLTLRQHGVPLSGPIIQAQAEAFARQIYGPECTFKASHGWFWRWQKRHGISSQRIYGEGGGGGGGDPAAPGTPPLKAELEPGAPSSAFPDPSLLLPPPPPPPAAAAPSDGGGYGDEQIYNANVTGLYWKLLPGQAGELRAHSPRLQAPPRRRLVVKECVTVLLAANLTGSHKLKPLVVGGLPDPPSLRHHNQDKFPACYRYSPEARLGPALLRAWFFEDFVPGVKRYLRRSCLQQKAVLLLSSPPPPSGAGPEEPPQLQTPDGSIRALFLSKAAAGGSLAGGGGRIPAPLEQGVVSAFKQLYKRELLRLAVSCVASGGGGPAGGPSPAGGGSGPLDFVRSFLLKDMLYLAGLSWDLIPAGSIEKCWLLGLRAAFEPQPGEEEQGEPLGGDSKVFSDLTHLAALAYKRLAPEEVADWLHLDDAAPGMEGEDGEGDGGDEGPGGCGEDEEAAGVDAGGGGGSGVEDGGDPPLPTAREAIRGLETALRWLESQDPRQVGPLKLVQLRSLISMAQRLHQEGSSDS is encoded by the coding sequence atgggaggggggagaacaggaCGttccacttgggggggggggaaggaaagcagAGACGGCGCATGCGCTGTGGCCGCCGGCCCGCCCTATCGGCTCTCAGGGGCCAGAGACGAGACAAAAGACCTtggctccccgcccccacccccggttataacgcgcccccccccccgcgggcccCTCCGTCTCCCCGGGACTGTGCAGGGCCGGGCGGGTTTATGGCGGCCAGCGGCCCCGGCGCCGGGCCCCGCCATGGATCCAGCCGCGGCTCGGGCCGGGGCGCGCGCTGAGCGGCCGCACGCAGCCCCCTGCATGGCCTGCGGGCAGGACGCGCTGCtgcccccggccgccggggaccCCCCGCCGCTGGGCCTGCGGGAGCCGCCGAGGCGGAGACGCTCCCCGGACGGGACGGGCTCCAGGCGGCCCCGGGGGCGAccgagcagcagcaacagggcctcgccggggctggaggagccgggccgccgggagCCTCCGGTGGAGCCGGGCGGACGGAGCCcgctggagctggaggagccggGCAGCAGGGAGCCGTCCCCGCTGTGCCTGGAGCTGGGCGAGCCCGGGGCGGCGGCGCGGTGCCGGCGGGGCGGGGGCCCCCCCGGGCGGGGCCCCGGGGGGCTGTCGGTGAAGATGGCCTTCCGCCGCGCCTACTCCATCAAGGACAAGCTGCAGGCCATCGAGCGGGTGAAGAAGGGCGAGCGGCAGGCCTCGGTGTGCCGGGACTTCGGGGTGCCCGGCGGCACGCTGCGCGGCTGGCTCAAGGACGAGCACAAGCTGCGCTGGTTCCTGGACCAGCTGGGCGGCGAGGTGGGCACCCAGCGCAAGAAGATGCGCCTGGCCAACGAGGAGGAGATCGACCGGGCCGTCTACACCTGGTTCCTCACCCTGCGGCAGCACGGCGTGCCGCTCTCCGGGCCCATCATCCAAGCCCAGGCCGAGGCCTTCGCCCGCCAGATCTACGGGCCCGAGTGCACCTTCAAGGCCAGCCACGGCTGGTTCTGGCGCTGGCAGAAACGGCACGGCATCTCCAGCCAGCGCATCTACGGCGAAGGCGGTGGAGGCGGAGGGGGGGACCCTGCCGCTCCGGGGACCCCGCCGCTCAAGGCTGAGCTGGAGCCCGGGGCCCCCTCTTCCGCCTTCCCGGACCCTtcgctgctcctgcccccgccgccgcctcctccagCCGCCGCGGCTCCTTCGGACGGGGGAGGCTACGGGGACGAGCAGATCTACAACGCCAATGTAACCGGACTCTACTGGAAGCTGCTGCcgggccaggctggggagctgcgGGCCCATTCCCCCCGCCTGCAGGCTCCCCCCCGTCGGAGGCTGGTGGTGAAGGAGTGCGTCACCGTGCTACTGGCTGCCAACCTGACTGGCTCGCACAAGCTGAAACCGCTGGTGGTCGGGGGGCTCCCAGACCCACCCAGTCTCCGGCACCACAACCAGGACAAGTTCCCTGCCTGCTACCGCTACAGCCCCGAGGCCCGGCTCGGACCTGCCCTTCTCCGGGCCTGGTTCTTTGAAGACTTTGTGCCAGGAGTCAAGCGTTATCTGCGCCGCAGCTGCCTCCAGCAGAAGGCAGTGCTGCTTCTCAGCAGCCCCCCGCCACCCTCCGGTGCTGGCCCAGAGGAGCCACCCCAGCTGCAGACCCCAGATGGCTCCATCCGAGCCCTCTTCCTCTCCAAGGCTGCGGCGGGGGGCAGCTTGGCGGGAGGGGGAGGCCGTATCCCAGCCCCGCTGGAGCAAGGTGTGGTGTCCGCCTTCAAGCAGCTCTACAAGCGGGAGCTGCTGCGATTGGCCGTGTCCTGCGTGGCCAGTGGGGGAGGCGGCCCGGCtggggggcccagcccagccggTGGTGGGAGTGGCCCCCTGGACTTTGTGCGCTCTTTCCTGCTCAAGGACATGCTATACCTGGCTGGCCTCTCCTGGGACCTCATCCCTGCTGGCTCCATCGAgaagtgctggctgctggggctgCGTGCTGCTTTTGAGCCCCAGCCTGGGGAAGAGGAACAGGGGGAACCGCTGGGTGGAGACAGCAAGGTCTTCAGCGATCTCACCCACCTGGCTGCCCTGGCCTATAAACGCCTAGCACCTGAGGAGGTGGCCGACTGGCTGCACCTGGACGATGCGGCGCCAGGCATGGagggggaggatggggaaggggatggtGGGGATGAAGGACCTGGAGGCTGTGGCGAGGatgaggaggcagcaggggtggatgcaggtggtggggggggcagtGGAGTGGAGGACGGAGGGGATCCCCCACTGCCCACGGCCCGGGAAGCCATCAGGGGCTTGGAGACAGCGCTACGCTGGCTGGAGAGCCAGGACCCCCGGCAGGTGGGACCACTCAAGTTGGTGCAGCTCCGCTCCCTCATTAGTATGGCCCAGCGGCTTCACCAAGAGGGTAGCTCAGACTCATAG